From a single Botrytis cinerea B05.10 chromosome 4, complete sequence genomic region:
- the Bcnrps5 gene encoding Bcnrps5: MSDSSSWQPQACFFPILDLTLDPSAERYWQAVEVSVPNIAHLDQFCKIYEVAPLTFFKLAWALVLQCYTGSSSAAFGHLSPPISDSSTNVESAHGIGNISDFHIELEGAGSIIEVLRAIQTVHSENGDPQFSPLSGVNKSASTGLYNTALQLEESKISANFNSIPKDSNDGISPDSHIEILLDVKLDSGTATGHVYLQHLPAKLSTIAATNVAHTCAKAIQCMLGDPFQPLESIDLLTKRDLEQLRGWEAQFPEKVDACVHDLVLRHVISTPNAPAICSWDGQLTYDELEKATSILACHLIDHGVGPEVLVPICFEKSVYAILTMLAILRVGGAFVPLDPSQPRERHEAIMKKANAKMVISSPQTAHKFNEIAIQNMSVSEGLLATLHVSLKDRLPIKVKTYSTAFVLFTSGSTGEPKGIVQEHGSVCTASFFHGKAFGWNSKSRVFQYAAYTFDVSMMDIFTTLMFGGCVCSPSEDDRQNNIVGIMNSMQVNWVLFTPSLANLISPEDVPCLEIMALGGEAVTQENISRWSNDVALYNCYGCAEASPTAFIQLRSNNRGSNLGKPFGQALYWLVDPKNHNRIVPIGAVGELLVEGPTLARGYIGDMDKTKAAFIKGPKWPSELLGTRARRFYKTGDLVRYTSDGSLDWVGRKDFQVKVRGQRVELSEVEYNISAYPKVALAMATSPKIGAFAKSLVAIIQIDTSLEPTSATNVLSSVSNLRLSAAGFSIADLDQFLRKKLPNYMVPNHWFAVEKVPLSISGKIDRKSVEHWLSQLERDSANSIITNGIYNGHTNGTTNGEIDGTNNGAVNGYNNGQNGTSLSKESIVGFKISRKLVSLVYHNDNQAKSKLIDQDMTLATIGLDSIQVISLLMFIKQEFAVKLHISVLLHPKATIRSVTQHIENLRTVGVSQSIEKSVDLRTEFQMYKQQMDTNQWGRDPSVQNVFLTGGTGFLGSEMLHQLCTRKDIKKIMVHVRAKNLKDGLQRIRKAAMQAEWWSDSYLEKIEVWPGDLGKRRLGLNSDQWDCLTGKSVISRQVHAIIHCGAKVHWNCDFLSLKAANVDSTWILLNIMNETSSILKFVFISGGYNGPSLAEKYLYMDDDHINNILPTEYAKTKFISQRLVQEYSQTSIQNRSRVFVVKPSYTIGTPNLGIANTSDFIWRLVASCIEIESFNEADADSWLFISDVGSVAKNVLDCCDTKQNASSDPYIGMSEGLPVREFWSILERNFGYKIKPLRQTKWLDAIYADIDSKNESHPLWPLIHNLEKEQGKLGMPIDEISQDVNLSTPSRIEAAISKNVEYLREVGFLPKSHKY; the protein is encoded by the exons ATGTCCGATTCATCGAGTTGGCAACCGCAAGCTTGTTTCTTTCCCATCCTCGATTTGACGCTCGACCCATCGGCAGAGAGATACTGGCAAGCGGTAGAGGTTTCTGTTCCAAATATCGCTCACTTGGATCAATTTTGTAAAATATATGAAGTGGCTCCATTGACTTTTTTCAAACTTGCGTGGGCGCTTGTGCTTCAATGCTACACGGGGAGTAGCTCTGCAGCTTTTGGACACTTGTCACCGCCGATATCAGATTCAAGTACGAATGTGGAGTCAGCCCATGGAATTGGCAACATCAGCGATTTTCATATCGAGCTTGAGGGGGCTGGTTCTATTATTGAGGTTCTACGAGCAATACAGACAGTTCACTCTGAGAATGGGGATCCTCAATTTTCACCTCTTTCTGGTGTTAACAAAAGTGCAAGTACGGGTTTGTACAATACTGCTTTGCAGCTCgaagaatcaaaaatttcggcaaacttcaattccattccaaaGGATAGCAACGACGGGATATCGCCAGACAGCCAT ATTGAGATACTACTCGATGTAAAGCTTGATAGTGGTACTGCCACTGGGCATGTGTATCTACAGCACCTCCCAGCAAAATTGTCCACCATTGCAGCAACAAACGTAGCCCACACCTGTGCGAAAGCGATTCAATGTATGCTGGGCGACCCATTCCAACCACTAGAGAGCATCGATCTTCTTACAAAACGAGATTTGGAACAACTGCGAGGATGGGAGGCTCAATTTCCCGAAAAAGTAGATGCATGCGTGCATGATCTTGTGCTGCGGCACGTAATATCAACACCAAATGCTCCTGCAATATGTTCTTGGGACGGGCAGTTGACCTACGACGAGTTGGAGAAAGCAACGTCTATCTTAGCGTGTCATTTGATTGATCATGGTGTTGGGCCAGAAGTTCTGGTGCCAATTTGCTTTGAAAAGTCTGTTTATGCGATATTGACCATGCTTGCAATTCTGAGGGTTGGTGGGGCATTCGTTCCATTAGATCCATCGCAACCTAGAGAGCGACATGAAGCCATCATGAAGAAAGCAAACGCAAAGATGGTCATTTCATCGCCGCAAACCGCCCATAAATTTAACGAAATTGCAATACAAAACATGAGCGTCTCAGAAGGTCTACTGGCAACACTACATGTATCTCTCAAGGACCGCTTGCCAATAAAAGTCAAAACATACAGCACAGCTTTTGTCCTGTTTACTTCCGGAAGCACGGGCGAGCCCAAAGGAATTGTTCAAGAACATGGCTCCGTCTGCACAGCTTCGTTTTTCCACGGTAAAGCCTTTGGGTGGAACTCTAAGTCTCGCGTATTCCAATATGCTGCATATACCTTCGACGTAAGTATGATGGATATCTTCACTACACTTATGTTTGGAGGATGTGTATGCAGTCCCTCTGAAGATGACCGCCAAAACAATATCGTCGGCATCATGAATTCTATGCAGGTGAATTGGGTACTCTTTACCCCATCTTTAGCTAATTTGATCTCTCCTGAAGATGTTCCATGTCTTGAAATTATGGCACTTGGTGGCGAGGCAGTAACACAGGAGAACATAAGCAGATGGTCTAATGATGTCGCTCTGTATAATTGTTATGGGTGTGCAGAAGCTTCTCCCACAGCATTCATTCAACTGCGTTCAAACAATAGAGGCTCGAATCTTGGAAAACCGTTTGGGCAGGCACTTTATTGGCTGGTAGATCCAAAGAACCACAACCGCATAGTTCCAATTGGTGCGGTAGGAGAATTGCTTGTTGAAGGACCCACTCTGGCTCGCGGTTATATCGGTGATATGGACAAAACAAAAGCCGCATTTATCAAAGGTCCAAAGTGGCCATCAGAGCTTCTAGGGACGAGAGCCCGCCGTTTCTACAAGACGGGCGATCTTGTACGGTACACTTCCGACGGATCTCTAGATTGGGTTGGGAGAAAAGACTTTCAAGTGAAAGTTCGAGGACAACGAGTTGAACTCTCAGAGGTTGAATACAACATCTCAGCATATCCTAAGGTTGCCCTAGCAATGGCTACAAGTCCCAAAATTGGAGCTTTCGCAAAATCTCTTGTAGCAATAATCCAAATCGATACGAGTTTGGAGCCAACTTCGGCTACAAATGTCCTCTCCTCGGTTAGTAATCTCCGATTGTCCGCGGCGGGTTTCAGCATTGCCGACCTTGATCAATTCTTGAGGAAAAAACTACCGAACTATATGGTGCCAAATCATTGGTTTGCTGTAGAAAAAGTACCACTTTCTATTTCAGGAAAGATTGATCGAAAGTCAGTAGAACATTGGCTTTCACAACTGGAACGTGATTCTGCAAACTCAATAATTACCAATGGGATTTACAACGGACATACCAATGGGACCACTAATGGGGAAATTGATGGCACTAATAACGGTGCCGTCAATGGTTATAACAACGGCCAGAACGGCACTTCCTTATCCAAAGAAAGTATAGTTGGTTTCAAGATATCCAGAAAACTCGTCTCTCTAGTTTACCACAACGACAACCAGGCCAAATCTAAGCTGATTGACCAGGACATGACTTTGGCAACAATTGGTCTTGATTCCATTCAAGTCATTAGTTTATTGATGTTCATCAAGCAAGAATTCGCAGTCAAGCTTCACATCAGCGTGTTGCTGCATCCGAAGGCAACAATTCGCAGTGTTACGCAGCACATTGAGAATCTCAGAACCGTGGGTGTTAGTCAAAGTATCGAAAAGTCTGTTGACTTGAGAACAGAATTTCAGATGTATAAACAACAGATGGATACAAATCAATGGGGAAGAGATCCGTCTGTACAAAACGTTTTCTTGACAGGGGGAACAGGATTCCTAGGATCTGAAATGCTGCACCAGCTCTGCACTCGCAAGGATATTAAGAAAATAATGGTACATGTCCGAGCGAAAAATTTAAAGGATGGCCTGCAACGGATTAGAAAGGCTGCAATGCAAGCAGAATGGTGGTCAGATTCGTACCTCGAAAAAATAGAAGTATGGCCTGGGGATCTTGGAAAACGCCGCCTGGGTTTGAACTCGGACCAATGGGATTGCCTAACCGGAAAGTCAGTTATTTCTCGACAAGTACATGCCATTATCCACTGTGGTGCTAAAGTGCACTGGAACTGCGactttttgtctttgaagGCGGCAAATGTTGACTCAACTTGGATCCTCTTGAATATTATGAACGaaacatcatccatcttgAAGTTTGTATTTATATCCGGTGGATACAATGGTCCATCGTTGGCAGAAAAGTATCTTTACATGGACGACGACCACATTAATAACATCCTCCCTACTGAATACGCGAAAACGAAATTCATCTCACAACGCCTCGTGCAAGAGTACTCCCAGACCAGTATTCAAAATAGGAGTCGGGTCTTTGTTGTAAAGCCTAGTTACACTATTGGCACTCCCAATCTGGGTATCGCCAATACCAGTGACTTTATCTGGAGACTTGTGGCAAGTTGCATAGAAATCGAGAGTTTCAATGAAGCAGACGCCGATTCCTGGCTTTTCATTTCTGATGTCGGCAGCGTAGCCAAAAATGTATTGGATTGCTGTGATACAAAACAGAACGCTTCTTCCGATCCGTATATTGGAATGAGTGAGGGTCTACCAGTGCGTGAATTTTGGTCTATCCTGGAAAGAAATTTTGGCTACAAAATCAAACCATTGAGACAGACTAAATGGCTGGATGCTATCTATGCCGATATTGACTCTAAGAATGAGAGCCATCCTCTTTGGCCTTTAATCCATAATTTGGAGAAGGAACAAGGCAAATTAGGCATGCCTATAGATGAGATATCGCAGGATGTAAACCTTTCTACTCCCTCTAGGATAGAAGCTGCCATTAGCAAGAATGTTGAGTATTTGCGCGAGGTTGGCTTTCTACCAAAATCACATAAGTATTGA
- the Bcdre2 gene encoding Bcdre2 — translation MAPSVTIDNSSDFSPITTNFKTTSFNPRTLLLAPPSIASHEEKLRNVLATHDRTVTDLQMLDRLSAGLVTLPESTYDLVLILTDADGTRVESKGLLTRDVFGKITQALKAGAKLQAQDGTFGQEIDGAEYQEAILSGLVAEGGVMLKPDYSASVAVPLRLRRKDNSKNAAVSSAGPAVSMAAVPLHGKRKSVDMTDDVPEKDVPKVDSPKNDAPKGVGFIDFSDDFDAEDDDDELIDEDTLLTEEDMKKPLAIPPECAPRAGKRRRACKDCTCGLAEKLAKEDADKRATADSQLQALKLDADDLAEVDFTVQGKVGSCGNCSLGDAFRCDGCPYIGMPAFKPGEEVRLLNNDVQL, via the exons ATGGCCCCCTCTGTCACCATTGACAATTCCTCCGATTTCAGTCCGATAACCACAAACTTCAAGACGACTTCATTCAATCCTCGCACACTACTCCTTGCTCCCCCCTCTATCGCTAGCCATGAAGAAAAATTAAGAAATGTTCTTGCTACCCATGATAGAACTGTTACCGATTTGCAGATGCTGGATCGTCTCTCTGCAGGATTAGTCACACTCCCAGAATCAACCTACGATTTAGTCCTCATTCTCACCGATGCCGATGGTACACGAGTCGAATCTAAAGGATTGTTAACAAGAGATGTATTCGGAAAAATCACACAAGCTTTGAAGGCAGGTGCAAAGTTGCAGGCACAGGATGGTACCTTTGGACAAGAAATTGATGGCGCAGAATATCAAGAGGCTATTTTGTCTGGTTTGGTAGCGGAAGGAGGGGTAATGCTCAAGCCTGATTATAGCGCGAGTGTTGCGGTTCCTCTACGACTTCGCAGAAAGGACAATAGCAAGAACGCAGCTGTTTCAAGTGCTGGTCCTGCAGTCTCAATGGCTGCGGTACCACTACATGGCAAGAGAAAGAGTGTAGACATGACAGATGATGTGCCAGAGAAGGATGTACCAAAGGTTGATTCGCCAAAGAATGATGCGCCCAAGGGAGTCGGCTTCATTGATTTCAGTGATGACTTTGATGCGGAggacgatgacgatgaattAATCGATGAAGATACTCTTCTCACTGAGGAGGACATGAAGAAGCCTCTTGCTATTC CTCCTGAGTGTGCACCAAGAGCTGGAAAGCGTCGTCGCGCATGTAAGGATTGCACATGCGGCCTTGCCGAAAAGCTTGCAAAGGAAGATGCAGACAAACGAGCCACAGCCGATAGCCAACTCCAAGCTCTTAAGCTTGATGCAGATGATCTAGCTGAAGTAGATTTCACAGTTCAAGGAAAAGTTGGATCTTGTGGAAACTGCAGCTTAGGTGATGCATTCCGTTGTGATGGCTGTCCTTACATTGGTATGCCTGCTTTCAAACCAGGCGAGGAGGTTCGACTTCTCAACAATGATGTTCAGTTGTAG